The stretch of DNA GACTCGCCCTCGCGGTCCTCGTCGGTCGCGAGGTAGAGGGCGGCGGCCTCCTTGAGGCGCTCCTTGAGCAGCTTGATCTGCTTCCTGCGGTCCGCCGGCACGACGTACAGCGGCGCGTAGCCGTTGTCCACGTCCACGCCGAGGCGCGCCCAGCTCTGGCCCTTGACCTTCGCCGGGATCTCCGCGGCGGTCGAGGGCAGGTCGCGCACGTGGCCGTAGGAGGCGAGCACCGCGAAGTCCTTGCCGAGGAACTTCTCGAGGGTCTTCGCCTTGGCCGGCGACTCGACGATCACGAGGTTCTTCGCCATTATCAGCTGTCTGCTAATGAAGGTGGCGGGGGCGGGGGCGGCCCGCCTCCGGGTCGTCGGCCGCCGAGCCGTCGCGGCCGGCCGCCTCCAGGACGTGGCGCGAGATCTCGCGGATCTCCTCCTCGCCGATCTCGTCCTCGCAGAGCGCGAGCGCCCGCTCGAGGATCTCCTCGCGGGCGGCCGCGTCGATGACGCCGCCCTGCTCGAGTCGCAGCAGCAGCCCGAACGCGCCGGGCGAGACGCACACGAGCTCCTCGGCGGAGCGGGAGCGCAGGCCGCTCGAGGTGACCGGGGCCTGCCCGGGGGCGGCCGCAGGCCCGGGCTGCAGCCCGGCGAAGAAGCGCTCGACCCACGCGAGCGCGAGCGCGACGTCGGCGGGCTCGTAGCCGTC from bacterium encodes:
- a CDS encoding DUF494 family protein — its product is MPDTWLGLLHTLTGRLLAERHLRLDPSPLVEELVADGYEPADVALALAWVERFFAGLQPGPAAAPGQAPVTSSGLRSRSAEELVCVSPGAFGLLLRLEQGGVIDAAAREEILERALALCEDEIGEEEIREISRHVLEAAGRDGSAADDPEAGRPRPRHLH